Genomic window (Saccharothrix australiensis):
GAACACGGCGGCCGCGGCCGTCAGCAGACCGTCCCTCGTGGTGGACACCCCGCGCATTGTTCTCGGCTCGCCGGGCGCGCCACAACCGCTGTCTGCGAGCATGACCGGGGTGGACAGCCGACAACCGGACCGCGATCGCCGCGCCTGGCTGTGGGACCGGATCAGCCGCCTCGCCGAGGCCGAGGGCGTGCCCTCCGGCGTGCGGCACGTCAGCCTGACCGCCGCCGCCGTGCTCTCCGCGACCGACGTGGTGGTCTACCAGGTGGTCGACGGCGGCCGGTGCGAGCCCGCGCACGTCACCGGCCCGGTCGGCGATTGGCTCAGCGAAGCCGAGATCACCTTCGGCGAGGGCCCGGCGATGGACTGCCTGCGGCAGGAGTGCCCGGTGGTGGGCGACCTCGCGGCGTTCGGCGGCGTGCGGTGGCCGGTGTTCGCGCCGTTCGCGTTGATGCGCGGTGTCACGGGCATCCTGGCGTTCCCCGTGGTGATGGGCGCGGTCGTGGTCGGCTGCCTGGAGGCGTTGCGCCCGACGGCCGAACCGCCGACCCCGCGGGAGGTGGTGGACGGCCTGCTGCTGGCGGACGCGGCGATGCTGGTGCTGTTGCGCGCCGAGCCGCTGCCGCCCGGCGCGGACCCGTTCTCCGACGCGGTGGAGGCGCGCTGGGCGACCGTGCAGCGGGCGGTCGGCGTGGTGTCGGCGCAGGCGGACAGCGACCTGACGACCGCGTTCGTCCGGGTGCGGGCGCACGCCTACCGGACCGGGCGGCGACTGGCCGACGTGGCGGCCGACGTGCTGGCGCGCAGGCTGCGCTTCCCCGCGGACCCGGACGAGGAGCCCCACACCGGGCACGGGCCGGGGTGAGCGGGCCGCCCGCCGCACCGGCCGGCGCCCGGCTCGAACGGCGGGTCCCGCCGGGGGTTCGACGGGCAATCCGGGCCGGGCAATCCGGTTCGGGCCATTGCGCCCCGGTCGATCCGGTGCGGGGCAATGGTGCGCAATGGCGCGTGGTGGACGTCAATGCCGGCGGCGGGCCGCGCGCTCGATTGCGGCGGCGCGTTCCAATTCGTGCTGCGGCGTGTCCAGCACTTGGCCGAGCCAGCCGCGCCAGTACGGTCCCGGTATGCGTTTGCCCCGTTCCCAGCGCGACACCTCTTCCCTGGTCACGCTGGTGTTGCCGGAGGCGGCGTGCAGCCGCTCGGCCAAGTCGTCCTGGGTCAGCCCGCGACTGCGTCTCAGTTCGGCGAGGGTTTCGCTGATCGGTCCCGGCAGTGGCACGGCGGCACCTTTCCGTTCTCTCCGACGGGTTGTCGGCCATTGTTCCAGCGCGAGCGCGGCCGTCGGGAAAGCATCACGGTGATACCGGAGGAACATCCTGTGCGAGTGCACGTGCAATTGCCAGCGTGTCCGCATACATGCGGAACTCGCTGACCAGCCCGCGGTGCACGCTGACCGCCACGGCGAAGTCGTAGGACAGCGGCGCGCCGGTGACCTGCACCCGCGCGTGCAGCCGACCGGTGAGCACGGCGTCGGGCCCGTCCACGATCAGGCCGCGGGTGGTGATGCCGGTCAGTTCGAGCACCGCGCGGAAGGCGAGGAAGAACGACTCGACCTCGCGCGGGTTGCGGACGTCCGACGGCCACGGCGCGCCGGGCACCGGGGCGGTCCACCAGCGGACACCGTCCGCGAACAGCCTGCTCAGCCCGGCGGTGTCCTTCGCGGCCCACCGGGCGACCAGTTTCTCCACCACCATCGTGACGTCAGCTCGGCTGCGCGTCATGCGCCGTCCACGACCGTGACCGGACCACCGGGTCACCGGTGACCCGCACCCCGCCCTCCGCGCCGGGCCGCCGAACGGGCGCGGCCCGCCCGGCGGCTCCGGATCGCCCGGACGCGCGCCGTCCGGCCGGCCCGGAACACCCGGCGGGGCAGGGGTTTCGCGGGGGCGCGGAGCCCCTCGCGGGCGCGTGGTCCCCGGTGGGCGCGGAGTGCCCGTCGGAACCGGGATCCCCGGTGGGCGCGGAGTTCCCGCCGGTGTCGGCGGCGCCGTGAGCGGCACCCGGCCCGCGACCCCCGGTGCCGCCACCGCACCCGGCACCCCGGCCGGCCCCAGCGAACCCCGCACTCCCGGCGGCCTCGGCGTGCCCGGAACCCCTTGCGGCCACGGGACTCCCGGCGGTCCAGGCCGCCGCGCCGGTCCCGAAACGCCTGGCCCGCCTGCGATTCCCGCTCGAACCGGAATACCCGGCGGTGCCCGGACACCCCGGAACACCGGGCCGATCGACCCCGGAACGCTTGGCGGGCTTGGAATTCCGGGCGAGGCCGGAATATCCGGCCGGCGCCGGACCCTGCGGCGTCATCCACACCTCCCGACCGTCGCGCAGGCGTGGGGCCTGCCGGTACATGAGTACTCCTCCTGCCGCCGAGCGCGCGCCGCCACGCCGTTGCGTGCCGGAAGTGATCACTGCATACCCTGGTAGAGACCAATGGTCGCTCACAGGGGCCAATGTCGGGGCTCCGATGGGGGGAATCCGCCGGGGTGGTACCGCGAGTGCACGCGTGCCGCCCGTCCCGCGCCGTTCGGCCGATCGCCGGCACCGCTCGATCCCGAGCGTGAGATGCGCTGATGGCACAACGAGGTCGTGTTGCGGCAAGCGTGCGGTGGCCGAGGCGGCGCCAGGGGAGGAGCGACCCTGTGCCGGAACCCGCGCCGCGCGGCACCGTCATCGCAACACCCGCCGTGTCGACGACACGCCGCGCCGGCTCGGCACGATGCTGTCGACCACCATGAACGTGGCGACACCGGGCAGCGTCACGGCGAACACCCGGCGCGGGGTGCGGAGGTCGGCCTTGGCGCTCAACCGCTTGCCGTCCCACGCGCCCGGCAGCGCCGCCGCGGCGAACGGGTCCACCAGCGCGGGCACGGCCAGGAACCCGCCGCCACGCCGAGGAAAACGGTCAACGCGCCGACACCCGCCGCGCGACGCCGACCACGCGCTCCCGCAGCCGCGGCACCAGCACCGCCGGCACCGCCTCGCGGCGCGACCGCGTCGGCCGCCGCGCCGTCGTGCACGAGGCAGCACCGGTCACCCGGCGTGGCGGTCCCGGCCGCCATGACGTCCACGTGCACCTCCCGCATGTCCGTACATTGCGCCGGCTCGGAGGTGGCGGTGTCAGCGGGCCAGGACGGACCGGGTCGGCCGGGCGCTGCCCGCCGCCGCGAACTCGGCGGTGACGGCGAACCGGTCGCCCCGCACGATCGTGTGCCGCCACTCCACGGGACGGCCCGCCGCGCGGCCCTGCCGGTGGATGGACAGGCAGGCCACCTCCGGGCCGCACCGCAGCAGGGCCCGTTCGGCGGCGGTCGGCACCACGGCCCGGATGTCCTCCCGACTGGTGTCCAGTCGGACGCCGGTGCGCTCGGCCAGCACCGCGTACAGGCCGGTGCGGGTGAAGTCGGCGGTCAGGATCGGCGCGGCGACGTCGGCGGGCAGCCACGCCCGGTCGATCGCGAACGGCTCGCCGTCGGCCAGCCGCAGCCGTTCCAGGTGGACCAGCGGCGTCGAACCCTCCAGGTCGAGCCGGTCGGCGACCACGCCGTCGGCCCGGACGTCGAGCACCCGGACCGCGCTGCGCTGCTCCAACCCGGCCGCCTCGACCGAGGCGAACAGGCTGTAGAGGGTGTCCAGCGGCTGCTCGACGTCCGCGGCGGGGCTCACCCTGGGCTGCCGTCCGCGCTCGGCGACCACGAGCCCGTCCGCGCGCAGGCGTTGCAGCGCCTGGCGCACGGTGTAGCGGCTGACGCCGTACTCGTCGGCCAGCGCCAGCTCGCCGGGGAAGCCGGTGTCGAACGCTCCCGACCGCAGCCGGGCGACGAGGTCGTCCTGGAGTTGCCGCCACAGCGGGTCCGGTCCGGATCGGTCCAGTGCTCGTGGTGTCACCAGCGCAGTTTCCCACTGCCCGAGGTCGGGACGCGCCTCCGCGCCGGCGCGATTTGTGTGGACATTCGCCCCCGCGCGTGCCGAACGCGACCGTGATCGTGGTCGGCGTGCCTGCGGTGGCGCGATCGTCGAACCGTTCGCGGGCACACCGGGTGAACGCGCAGGCCGGTCGTGCCGGTTCTGTCCTGCCGCCTTGGAATGGTGCTGCACAAGGGGTTTCGGCGATCGCCCGGCGGCGCGTTTCCCGTGCGGTCATTGCGCGCATTTGATCGAAGGCGAATGTTTTCCGACGTCCGCGTACAGGCGTGCGCAGGCGAATACGTCGCGGACACCCCACCAACGGCACTTCTGCGCATCTGTGATGTGCATTACCGTTCCGCGCGGAGGTGGCCGGTGAATCGGTACGAGCGGTTGAACGCGCTGCTGGAACTGTTGGCCGAGCGCGGCAGGGTCGAGGTGGACGAGATCGCCGACGAGCTGGCCGTCTCCGGCGCGACCATCCGGCGCGACCTCGACCACCTCGCCGAACAGCGGCTGCTCACCCGGACGCGGGGCGGCGCGGTCGCCCGCTCGATCGCCTACGACCTGCCCCTGCGGTACAAGACGGTGCGGCGCGCGGGGGAGAAGCAGCGCATCGGGCGGGCGGCGGCCGAACGCGTGCCGCGCGGCGCGGTGGTCGGCATGAACGGCGGCACCACCACGACCGAGGTCGCCCGCGCGCTGATGACCAGCGCGGACGTCGGCGGTGTCGAGGGCGACGGGGTGATCACGGTGGTGACCAACGCGCTCAACATCGCCCACGAGCTGGCCGTGCGGCCCCAGGTGAAGCTGGTCGTGACCGGCGGCGTGGCGCGCCCGCAGTCCTACGAGCTGATGAGCCCGCTGGCGGGCCGCATCCTGAGCGGGCTGAGCCTGGACGTGACGTTCCTCGGCGTGGACGCGATCGACCCGGACGCGGGCGCCGCCGCGCACCACGAGGGCGAGGCGGACATCGACCGGATGCTCGCCGAACGGGCGCGCCGGGTGGTCGTGGTGGCGGACTCGTCCAAGATCGGCGTGCGGGCGTTCGCGTCGATCTGCGCCATCGGCCAGGTGCACGTGCTGGTGACCGACACCGAAGCCCGCGAGCAGGACGTGCGCCGGTTCCGCGAGCGGGGCGTCGAGGTTGTACAGGTGTGACCGCGCGCCCCGATGACGTCGACCGCGGCCGTCGCCCGGCCGCAGCACGACACCGGCACGGCCGCGACACTGTACGAGCGCTACCCCGGCCCGCACGCGACCTGCTCGCGCGCGCGACCGAGGCGGGCGGGACCACGGACCCGGCTCGACCCCGACGCCGCGCTCGACGCGCTGGTCGGCCGATCGCCTACCGCGCCCCTGGCCGGGACGCCCACCCCCGACGACCTGCTCAGGCCCCCTTCCGAGGGGCGGGCCGGAGCATGACCCACGCCATGGCCGTGGCCGCGAACAGCAGCGCCGCACCGATGCCCGAGGCGATGGCGAGCCCCTCGGTGAACGCGTCGCGGGCGGCGGCGAGCAACGCGGCGGCCGGTTCGGCGGGCAGCGCCGAGACGGCCCGCGTCGCCCCGCCGAGCGACTGGGCGGCGGCGTCGGCGACCTCGGCCGGCGTGCCCGGCGGGACGTCGAAGTCCCGGTAGACGCCCATGACGAGGCTGCCCAACACCGCGATGCCCAGCGCCATGCCCAGTTCGTAGGCGGTCTCGGACACCGCCGACGCCGCGCCCGCCTGCTCCTTGGGCACGCTGGAGAGCACCAGGTCGCCGGCGGTGGTGAAGGTCAGCCCGGTGCCCGCGCCCATCAGGAGCAGCGCCGCGCCCAGCACGGGGTAGCCGGTGGTGGGCGTGACGAACGCCGGGACCACCATCGCGATCGCGGTGAGCGCCAGACCGCCCGCGATGGCCACGCGCACGGACGTCCGGCGCACGGTCCACCCGGCGAGCAGGCCGACGACCATCGACGCGAGCATGGCGGGCATCTCGGCGACACCCGCGTGCAGCGGGCCGTAGCCCTTGACGAGCTGGAAGTACTGCGACAGGAAGTAGATCAGCCCGGACAGGCCGAAGATCGACAGCAGGTTCGCGCCGACGACACCGGTGAACACGCGGTTGCGGAACAGCCGCACGTCGATCAGCGGCGAGGGCAGCACCAGCTGCCGCCGCGCGAACAGGGCCAGCGCGAGCAGGCCGAGCGGCGCGGCCACGAGGGCGTCGACGCCCGGCCCGTCCGCCGCGATCTCCTTGACCGCGTAGACCACGGCGACGACGCCCGCCGTGGACAGCAGCGCGCTGGGCACGTCCCACGGGCCGGGGGAGGGGTTCCTCGACTCCGGCAGCAGCCTGGCCCCGACCACCAGGACGAGCGCGGCGATGGGCACGTTGATGAGGAACACCGAGCCCCACCAGAAGTGCTCCAGCAGCCAGCCGCCCAGCAGCGGGCTCGCGGCGGCCCCGGCGGACAGGGCCGCGCCCCAGACGCCGACGGCCAGGCTGCGCTCGCGCGGGTCGTGGAAGATGTTGCGGACCAGCGCCAGGGTCGAGGGCATGAGGGTCGCGCCCGCCACGCCCTGCACGACCCGGCCCGCGATCAGCGCCTCGGCGGTGGGCGCGTAGGCGATGAGCAGGGACGCCAGGCCGAACGCGGCCGTCCCGATCAGCAGCAGCCGCTTTCGCCCGATGCGGTCGCCGAGGCTGCCCATGCTGACCAGCAGCCCGGCCAGGACGAACGCGTACACGTCGCCGATCCACAGGAGCTGCGTGCCCGTCGGCCGGAGGTCCTCGCTGAGGAACGGCGTGGCCAGCGCCAGGACCGTGCCGTTGACGGCCACGACGACGACGGCCATGACCAGGACGGCCAGCGCCGGCCACCGGCCCGGTGCCCGGTGGTGCTCGGTCGTGTCGTCCAGTGTGGGACCGGTGCTCATGCTCGTTCCTCGGCTCGGTGGTCCGTGACCCGTTCCCGGTGTCGGGTGGGGTGTCCTGAGATGACAGTACCTCCCGTGAGACAAATTTGTCTCATAACGTGACGAAGTCCCGTACCCGAGGCGGAGGTGTCGCAGGGCACTAGACTCGCCCGGTGACGATGAGCCGGGAGCGGATGCTGCGCGCGGCGGCCGACTTCCTCGGGCGGCGTCCGAACGCGACCCAGGACGAGATCGCCAAGGCGGTCGGCGTCAGCCGCGCCACGCTGCACCGCCACTTCGCCGGGCGCGGCGCGCTGCTCGCGGCGCTGGAACACCTGGCCGTGGCGCAGCTGCGGGAGGCGCTGGACGCCTCCCGCCTGGACGAGGGCCCGGCGGCGGAGGCGCTGCGCCGGCTGGTCGCGGCGTGCGAACCCGTGTCGCCCTACCTGGCGCTGCTGTACTCGCAGAGCCAGGAACCCGACCCCGACCGCGAACCCGCCGCGTGGGCCGACATCGACGCCCGGATCGTCGAGCTGTTCCAGCGGGGCAGGCGGACCGGCGAGTTCGGCCCGGACCTGACCTCGGCCTGGCTCACCGACGCCTTCTACAGCCTGGTGGCCGGCGCGGCGTGGTCGATCCAGGCGGGCCGGGCGGCGTCCCGCGACTTCACCCGGATGGTTACCGACCTCATCCTGAACGGCATCACCCGCTCCTGACGACCCGGCAACGCCCAGCACGTTCACCCACTGGCGGGACCTGGCCTCCGCCGCGCGGGCCACACGACGCCGGAAGCGCCGCCGAGCGAATCGCCCGACGACGCCACCGTGCCGGCCGATCAGGACCGGCGTCACGGCCTGGAAGGCGGATCAGTCCACGTGGCACGTCCGGTCGCGGGCGGGCAGCGTGCCGTCCGCGAGGTAGGTGTTCACGCTGTCCCGCACGCACTTGTTCGGGAAGAACTCGAACACGCCGTGGATGCGCACGTCCTTCAGGGTGACCAGGCGCGACTTGGTCATCGACCGGTGCAGCGCGACCCCCGTCTCGTAGGTGGTGCGGGTGTCACCGGTGGCCTGCACGATCAGCGCGGGCACCGAGTTGCGCACCTCGGTCGGCCGCTCGACGGGAGGCGCCCAGAAGGCGCACGGCGTGATGTTGTGCGCGAACGCGCCGAACACGGGCTGGGTGGCGCGGTGCCGCTCGATGTCGCGCCAGTACGACTCCGGGTCGCGCGGCTCGGCCGCGTCACCGCACATGACGGCGGCCTGGCCGGAGTTCTGGGTCTCGGGCGTCGGCCGGTACGCGAACCGCAGGGTGGCGTCCAGCTCCGGGCTCGGCTGGACCACCTTGCCGCCCGCGGCGTCCGCGATCTGCCGCACGTAGCTCGTGAGCAGGGCGTCCTGGCGGGCGTCGGACAGCGGGCCGAACAGCACCAGCGGCAGGTAGTGCTGGTCCAGCCGGTGCTCGCCGAGCCGGATCGGCTCCCGCGCGGCGCTGCGCACCAGGTCCTCGACCAGCGCGCGCACCCGCGCGGCGGTGCCGCCGAGGTGGTACTCGGCGTCGCGGTCCGCCGCCCAGGCCGCCCAGTCGTCCAGCGCGGTCTCGTTCGCCTTGCCCAGGAGCTGCCGGGCGGGCCTGGTCCAGCGGTCCGGGTCGGTGGCGCTGTCCAGCACCACGCGGTCGCTGCGCTGCGGGAACATCTGCGTGTACACCGCGCCCAGGTACGTGCCGTACGAGACGCCGAAGTAGCTGATCCGGCGCTCCTTGAGCGCGCCGCGGATGACGTCCATGTCCCTGGCGGTGTTGCGGGTGGTGATGTGCGGCAGGAGGTCGCCCGCCTTGTCCCGGCACCGCTGCGCCAGGTCGGCCTGCGTCCGTGCGCCGCGCTCGAACGAGGCGCGGTCCACACCCGCCGACTGGAGCATGCTGCCCACCGGCCACCCGCAGTCGACGGGCGTGGAGCGGCCGATGCCGCGCGGGTCCATGCCGATCAGGTCGTACCGCGCCCGCACCTCCGGCGTCATCGCGTCCCGGACGGTGAGCATCATGTCGAGGCCCGCCCCGCCGGGGCCGCCGGGGTTCGACAGCATGACCCCGCGCCGCTTCGCGCCGTCGGACGCCTTCAGCCGGGAGATCGCGACGGTGATCGTCCGGCCGCGCGGCTCGCGGTAGTCCAGCGGCACCGCGACGTCCGCGCACTCCGCGCCGGCGGCGTCCAGCTTCTCGTCACCGCAGGGTTGCCAGCTCAGGTGCTGGCGGTGGAACCGCTCCAGGCCACCGCGTTCGGCGGCGCCCTCGGCGGTCGGGGCGGCCCCGGCCACGCCGGCGGCCGTCAGCAGGCTCAGCCCGGTCAAAGCGGTGACCGCCAACTTCTTGCCCTGTCTCACTATCGCGCTCCGTGGATCTCATGTGGACGGATGATCGGGTGGCGGGGCGCGCGCACCGTCGAGCCGGCTGTCGGCCCGCCCGGTGTCGCCGCCGCGCTCAGGAGGTGGCGCACACGGCGGCGTCGACCGCCTTGAGCACGTTCGCCGAGCCGTCCGGCGACGAGGAGACCTCGTTGACCGTGACGTTCACGGCACGGCCGTCGGCGGTGACGCCGCCGCGCGTGCGGAAACCGGGGACGGTGCCGCCGTGGCCCCAGAGCTCCTTGCCGCAGGACACCGGGTAGCGGATCAGGCCGAGGCCGTAACCCGCGCCCGGCGCGATGTCGGCGGGCACGGTGCGCTTCATCTCGGCAAGCTGCGCCGCGGGCAGCAGCCGCCCGCCCAGCAGCGCGGTGAAGAACCGGTTCAGGTCCTCGCCCGTGCCCACCACCGCACCGGCCGCGCCCGCCCAGGACGGGTCCTGCTCGGTGTAGTCGACGCGCTCACCGTCGACCCGGTGGTAGCCGCGCGGGTGCGGGCCGCGCAGCCCGGTCTCGCCGGGCCGGGGGAAGTAGGTCGACCGCAGCCCGAGCGGCGCGGTGACCCGGCGGGTGACCTCGGCGGCGACCGGCCGCCCGGTCACCTGCTCGACGAGCATGCCCGCGAGGACGTAGTTCGTGTTGGAGTACTCCCACTTCGCGCCGGGCTCGAAGCGCGGCGGGAGGGTCATCGCGGCGGCGACCAGCTCGGCCGGCCCGTAGTGCCGCCACCGGGCCGCGACCGGGTCCACCACCGCCAGGTAGTCGGACAGGCCGCTGGTGTGCTGGAGCAGCTGCCGGACGGTGACGCGGGTTCCGTCGTTCCCGTTGCCCCGCACCACGCCCGGCAGGTGGCGCTCGACCGGGTCGTCCAGCCCGACCTCGCCCTCGGCCACCAGTTGCAGCACCACGGTGGCGACGAACGTCTTGGTGTTGCTGCCGATGCGAACGCGCGCCCGGTGGGGGAACGGCCGACCGGTGCGCAGGTCGCCGACACCGCGCGCGACCTCCCGGCTCCGGCCGCGCTCCGTCACCACGGCCTGTGCGCCCGGCAGCCCGTCGGCCCGGATGAGCCGGTCGAGCGCCACCGCGATCTCCCGCTCACCACCCCGGTCGACCGCGCCCGCCGGTGCCCCACCTGCCTGCGCCGCGCCGCCCGTGGCCGCCGCGGGCGACACGAGCACGGCGGCCACCAAGCCCGCCGTCACCGTCGCCCCGACCGCGGATCGCAGCAGAACCCGTGCTCCCAAAGCGCCTCCTCGGATGACCGGAGCCGTCCGTCCGGCGTCCGTTGATCACGAAGTTACAAAGCCGCGACCCGCGATCCCAGGAGGCCAACTCCCCGAACCGGGGTGAGGCTGCCGCCCCGGCGCGTGGTAGCGCTGGCTGTACCAAGGATGCGGCAAACGGCCTGATCGCGCCTTCCCGAGAACGCGTGCCGCGTGGACCACCGGGCAGCGCCGCCACCGGCAGCCGTCGCGGCGGGTCCCGGAATTCCCTGTGAGCGGACCTCCCCGGCGGCGCGCCGACCGGCGTCCGGGCGTGCCCCGGTGCGTCGGACTCCCGGGGTTCTCCCAGGAACGCTCCGGGAACGCCCGGCCCGCCACGATCGCCGCCATGACGACCATCGAAGTACGCGGCCTCACCAAGCGGTACGGGGACGACACCGTGGTGGACGACCTGTCGTTCACCGTCGAGCCGGGGCAGGTGACCGGGTTCCTCGGCCCGAACGGCGCGGGCAAGTCCACCACCATGAAGATGGTGGTCGGCCTCGTCGCCCCCCCACCAGCGGCTCCGTCACCATCGGCGGACGGCGCCACCGCGACCTGCCCGCGCCCCTGACCGAGGTGGGCGCGCTGCTCGACGCCGGCGCGGTGCACGGCGACCGCAAGGCGTACGACCACCTGCTGGCGCTCGCGGTGAGCAACGGCCTGTTCCGCCGCCGGGTCGACGAGGTGCTCGCCCGCACCGGGCTCGACGGCGTCGCGCGCAAACGGGCGGGCGGGTTCTCCCTCGGGATGCGGCAACGGCTCGGCATCGCGGCGGCGCTGCTCGGCGACCCGCGCGTGCTGATCTTCGACGAGCCGGTCAACGGCCTCGACCCCGAGGGCATCCGCTGGATCCGCGACTTCATGCGCTCCCTGGCCCGCGAGGGCCGCGCCGTCCTGGTCTCCAGCCACCTCATGAGCGAGATGGCGCACACCGCCGACCACCTGGTGGTCGTCGGGCGCGGCCGGCTCATCGCCGACACCGGCATGGCCGAGTTCCTGCACGCCAACGGCGAGGGCACGGTGCTGGTCCGCACCCCGGAACGGGCCGCCTTCGCGCGCCGGCTGACCGCCGCCGGCGCCACCGTGCGTGACGGGCTCGAATCCTCGCTGGTCGTCTCCGGACCGACCAGCGAGGAGATCGGCAAGCTCGCCGCGCACCACGACGTCGCGCTCACCGAGCTCACCCCGCGCCGGGCCTCGCTGGAGGACGCCTTCATGGAGCTGACCAGGGACAGCGTCGACTACCGGGGAGCGGCCGCGTGAACGCCACCGCCACCGCACCACGCTGACCGCCACACCCGACCGGACCCGGCTGCCGGCGGCGAAGGTCGTCGTGGCCGTCGCCGTCGCCGGCCAACTGCTGATGTTCGCCGTGTTCCTGCTCGGGCAGGCCGCCCTCGCCGGGCACGGCGCGCCGCACGCGGCGCTCGGCGACCCCGGCGTGCTGCCCGCCGTCACGGGCGGCGGCCTGTACCTGGCGGCGATCGCGCTGCTCGCGGTCGGCCTCGGCACCCTCATGAGGGCCACCGCCGGCGCGCTCGCCATGCTCGTCGGCATCGTCTTCCTGGTGCCCGCCGTCGCGGGGCTGCTCCCGTCGTGGCTGAGGGGTGTGGTCGACTACTGGCCGAGCAAGGGCGCGGCGGCGGTGTTCGCGACGGTGCCCGACCCCGCCTACCCGCACCCCTGGCTCAACCTCGGCGGGATGTGCCTGGGCGTCGTCGCCGTGCTCGTCGCGGCGTTCGCGGTGTTCCGGCGTCGGGAGGTGTGGTGCGCCGGCGTGGGCCTGTGGTGCGCCGGCGGGGACGTGCGGCGCGCCACCGGGCGGGCCGGCTCTCGGCAACGCCGCCGCCCACACCCCGCCGGGCACCCCCGTCCGCATCGGCGTCGGCACCGCGGCCGGCCGCGCCGTGCGCGTGGTGGCGGACGACGGCCAGGGGATGACGCCCGGACAGGCGGCCCGCGCCTTCGACCGCTTCTACCGGGCCGACCGCTCGCGGACCCGGTCGGGTGGCGCCGACGCGGGACTGGGCCTCGCCATCGCCCGGTCGCTGGCGCGTGCCCACGGCGGCGACGTGGAACTGGAGACGGGGGTGGGGGAGGGCGTGCGCTTCCGGCTGACCCTGCCGCTGACATTGCCGCTGCCCGACGAGCGCTGAGTGCTGTGTTCGTTTCCGGGGAGAACGTTTCGAAGTGATGTCAGTGACTGACATCACTCCCGATCGGCCCCGCCGCCGAGGACGCGCGCGGCCCTCGGTCGATCGTCCGGTCGTCCGTTGACCAGGGCAAGCAGTCCGAGGGCCGCGGTGCACCTCACGAGCGCGAGCGATGCCCTCTCCCGTTCGCACAACGCACTTGACCTACATAATAACTTCAGTGTTGACCAAACACAGCCACGTTGCAGCAACGCCACGCGATATCGGTCACCGACATCACTCGCCGACGTACTCCGCGAGATGCTGACCGGTGAGCGTCGAGCGTGCCGCGACCAGATCGGCCGGCGTGCCCTCGAACACCACCCGGCCACCGTCGTGCCCCGCGCCGGGCCCGAGGTCGATGATCCAGTCCGCGTGCGCCATGACCGCCTGGTGGTGCTCCACGACGATGACCGACTTGCCCGCGTCGACCAGCCGGTCGAGCAGGCCGAGCAGCTGCTCCACGTCGGCGAGGTGCAGACCGGTGGTCGGCTCGTCCAGGACGTAGACGCCGCCCTTGTCACCCATGTGGGTGGCCAGCTTGAGCCGCTGCCGCTCACCACCGGACAGCGTGGTGAGCGGCTGGCCGAGGCTGAGGTAGCCCAGGCCGACGTCGGCGAGCCTGCCGAGGATCGCGTGCGCGGCAGGCGTGCGCGCCTCGCCCGAGCCGAAGAACTCCTCCGCCTCCGCCACCGACATCGCGAGCACCTCGCTGATGTCCCGGCCGCCGAGGTGGTACTCCAGCACCGCCGGCTGGAACCGCTTGCCCTCGCAGTCCTCGCACACGGTCGCGACGCCGGCCATCATCGCCAGGTCCGTGTAGATGACGCCGGCCCCGTTGCAGGTGGGGCACGCGCCCTCGGAGTTCGCGCTGAACAGCGCCGGCTTCACGCCGTTGGCCTTGGCGAACGCCTTGCGGATGGGGTCGAGCAGCCCGGTGTAGGTCGCCGGGTTGCTGCGCCGCGAACCGCGGATCGCGCCCTGGTCGATCGACACCACGCCCGCGCCGGCGGGGATCGACCCGTGCACGAGCGAGCTCTTGCCGGAACCCGCGACACCGGTGACGACGACCAGCACCCCGAGCGGGATGTCGACGTCGACGTCGCGCAGGTTGTGCGCCGTCGCGCCGCGGATCTCCAGCGCGCCGGTGGGCGTCCGCACCGCGTCCTTGAGCGAGGCCCGGTCGTC
Coding sequences:
- a CDS encoding GAF and ANTAR domain-containing protein, encoding MDSRQPDRDRRAWLWDRISRLAEAEGVPSGVRHVSLTAAAVLSATDVVVYQVVDGGRCEPAHVTGPVGDWLSEAEITFGEGPAMDCLRQECPVVGDLAAFGGVRWPVFAPFALMRGVTGILAFPVVMGAVVVGCLEALRPTAEPPTPREVVDGLLLADAAMLVLLRAEPLPPGADPFSDAVEARWATVQRAVGVVSAQADSDLTTAFVRVRAHAYRTGRRLADVAADVLARRLRFPADPDEEPHTGHGPG
- a CDS encoding helix-turn-helix transcriptional regulator; protein product: MPLPGPISETLAELRRSRGLTQDDLAERLHAASGNTSVTREEVSRWERGKRIPGPYWRGWLGQVLDTPQHELERAAAIERAARRRH
- a CDS encoding nuclear transport factor 2 family protein yields the protein MTRSRADVTMVVEKLVARWAAKDTAGLSRLFADGVRWWTAPVPGAPWPSDVRNPREVESFFLAFRAVLELTGITTRGLIVDGPDAVLTGRLHARVQVTGAPLSYDFAVAVSVHRGLVSEFRMYADTLAIARALAQDVPPVSP
- a CDS encoding GntR family transcriptional regulator, whose protein sequence is MTPRALDRSGPDPLWRQLQDDLVARLRSGAFDTGFPGELALADEYGVSRYTVRQALQRLRADGLVVAERGRQPRVSPAADVEQPLDTLYSLFASVEAAGLEQRSAVRVLDVRADGVVADRLDLEGSTPLVHLERLRLADGEPFAIDRAWLPADVAAPILTADFTRTGLYAVLAERTGVRLDTSREDIRAVVPTAAERALLRCGPEVACLSIHRQGRAAGRPVEWRHTIVRGDRFAVTAEFAAAGSARPTRSVLAR
- a CDS encoding DeoR/GlpR family DNA-binding transcription regulator, translated to MNRYERLNALLELLAERGRVEVDEIADELAVSGATIRRDLDHLAEQRLLTRTRGGAVARSIAYDLPLRYKTVRRAGEKQRIGRAAAERVPRGAVVGMNGGTTTTEVARALMTSADVGGVEGDGVITVVTNALNIAHELAVRPQVKLVVTGGVARPQSYELMSPLAGRILSGLSLDVTFLGVDAIDPDAGAAAHHEGEADIDRMLAERARRVVVVADSSKIGVRAFASICAIGQVHVLVTDTEAREQDVRRFRERGVEVVQV
- a CDS encoding MFS transporter, producing the protein MSTGPTLDDTTEHHRAPGRWPALAVLVMAVVVVAVNGTVLALATPFLSEDLRPTGTQLLWIGDVYAFVLAGLLVSMGSLGDRIGRKRLLLIGTAAFGLASLLIAYAPTAEALIAGRVVQGVAGATLMPSTLALVRNIFHDPRERSLAVGVWGAALSAGAAASPLLGGWLLEHFWWGSVFLINVPIAALVLVVGARLLPESRNPSPGPWDVPSALLSTAGVVAVVYAVKEIAADGPGVDALVAAPLGLLALALFARRQLVLPSPLIDVRLFRNRVFTGVVGANLLSIFGLSGLIYFLSQYFQLVKGYGPLHAGVAEMPAMLASMVVGLLAGWTVRRTSVRVAIAGGLALTAIAMVVPAFVTPTTGYPVLGAALLLMGAGTGLTFTTAGDLVLSSVPKEQAGAASAVSETAYELGMALGIAVLGSLVMGVYRDFDVPPGTPAEVADAAAQSLGGATRAVSALPAEPAAALLAAARDAFTEGLAIASGIGAALLFAATAMAWVMLRPAPRKGA
- a CDS encoding TetR/AcrR family transcriptional regulator, which translates into the protein MSRERMLRAAADFLGRRPNATQDEIAKAVGVSRATLHRHFAGRGALLAALEHLAVAQLREALDASRLDEGPAAEALRRLVAACEPVSPYLALLYSQSQEPDPDREPAAWADIDARIVELFQRGRRTGEFGPDLTSAWLTDAFYSLVAGAAWSIQAGRAASRDFTRMVTDLILNGITRS